aattttaaattaacgGAGTGATTATTATATTTGCACCTTGGTCGATGATTTGTGTGCCGGTATCTTTGATATATTTCTTGTCTGGGATGTCCAAAATAACGTAATACTATGGccgttaccaacatatttatttcATAATAATATTGGTTCATATTGTGCATGGTAGGATTCAACCATCTTTCATGCTTATCTACTATATTTAATGAAAGAAGTTTTAAGGCCAGACTGTCCTTTTAttacgttttttttttctcttttgaaacGAAGCACTTGCAGCAATGTTAGTATATTTAATTGTGGAAAATGCAGCCATGCATGTGCACTTCAGAATTTCTAGAAGTCTAAAAATTGATCTTGTTGAAATCTTATGAAGATTGTTGATAGATTTTTTTATTCTATTGCCTCTCCATTTTGCATCATTTGGATATACGAGCTTGTAGTCTACTGGTGAACTTAGATCGACCCCAACCCTATTTAGATGGAATTTGGTTCTAACTATATTTGATAGAACCAACATGAGACTCTATAGCAGGCTAGCTGGCACCTTCTAAGGCCAAGCATATTAATAGCCACCTCTTTTTTCTGAATAAATACCTTTTGCTTGATGTCTAGCTTCCATTCATCGATCGCCATCACTAATTAATGTGACTTCATGATCATATTCTCACTAGAACTACTATAATAAATACAAAGAGCAAAACGAAACGCATAAGAAGTAATAAATTCATGCACTATTTCCAGCTATGATTACCATGGTACCAATTTTCTTGTCAAAGAATATGACATTTAAATGAATTACATAGACCTAGTAATGGAGGCATGCAGTCTTGATCAATAATAGTAAGCCGCTGCCAAATTCATGCATTATTTCTAGCTAACATTACCATGGTAATTAaccttgttttttttaaaaaaagaaccaTACATCATGTATGAATTACATGGAGCTAGTAATGATGACAAGGGGTCTTCAATAATAGTATGCCGGCAGCCATTCCTTCCCATTGATGAAATCAATGCTTATGAATGGAGCAGCCTCCTCGTCAGTGAGTTGGCGTGCCCATGGGACACGTTGAGCCGTGTCTGCACCTGGTCCATGGCAGTCGTGCTCTCCATGGAGTAGATGGCTGCACAAACCAAAAGAAATTTCTAAGTGGCTTGCACCAACCAAACCTAGTGATTTAAAGCCTTCGTTTGCAATGACTCAGATTTTTATATCAAGGCAATATATAATGTCTGTATGATGGCGAGATATATATATCAGTATATGTTTAGGTCGAGGAGTGCATCGAGGGTTGCAGGCGCTTACTTGGCGGAGCCATCGTAGCTCCAGTGGGTCCAGCCATCAGGAGTAATGGTCTTGGAGAGATAGGTCTTGGAAAAAATGACCCGAGAGTGAGCTCCTTTAGCTCGACCCAAGTAGACATTGCCAATGCCATATATCTTGCCTTTCAAGAACACGAAGCCGCTGTCTTCATCTGCAGACTGTCTGTTTTGAGCTGTGATTGAGCCAAGAATTTTTGTCCTTCGATCCGTGAGAACGAAGATCTCGCAGCTCTGCATTCATGGCCGGAGGAGTGTTACAAACGGGAGGAGACAGGAAGGTAAAGACTAGACCTGAATTGTATTATAAAAAACAGACATCTGATTCCTTAATATGAAAGGATTTGATTAAAGTTCAGCAGAAGTgtttaatattataaataatcaaatagtcTTCCATTTACTAAAATTTCAACCTTACTGGCAAGCTAAGTATCTAGCAAGATATTGCATGGTCACATATATTTGCTTATAAATGGAATATATACGTGAAAGTGTATGTAAGCACCAATAGGACCGGCAACATTCAACTCTCAGCAGTTGGATGCAAATTTACTTTGGTCTTTTCAGGGACCTGTCATATTTTAAGATTTGAAAAGTTGTAATCTGTTTTATGTCCTAAGTAATTTATACATAATTCCAGGATGTAACAGGATGGAATTCCATATATTAATCAAGGTGGCAATCAGCTGTAAATTTGCTCAACCTTTCTATTCTTTGACTTTGTGCTGCAAAACCGACGCAGTTTAATGGCAGAAGACTtggatgataatgatgatggtGGTGGTTAGTAGACGTAAACTTTCTCATGTATAATTAAGTCAAatcataagattttttttcctcaaaaaaaaaaacatgaatcaGAAGATATTTCAAGTTTATTTATGGTCTTAGTTAAGATACAGCGCCACCTTCATGAGATCATAGACTTGCCTGAAAGATTGACTGGCCACGGCCAAAGATGAAATCAATGTTGCCTTGGATGTAGCAGCTTTCGTAGTAATGCCTGCCCTTGTGATCAAAGAGGGTGTTGTGGGCACTATAGAAGGCACAATGATAGAAAGCCACCTTATCTCCAGCCACCATGGCTGCCACCGACTGCTTGAATGGAGCATCAGGAGCACCAACCAGAGCATCATTCTGTCATACGCATCATTTTAACTCTTCGATTAGGTTTTGGAGATAGCTATCGTAACTGTAATCATGGAGGCGAATGTTTAGGTggactagaacttgaaaaaaaACAGAGATGAACCTTGAAGCTAATGCCGAACACGATGATGTTGTCGGCCCAGACAGAGAAGGATGCGGACTCTGTGTTGTTATTGCAGCTCTCATCCCAAAGGATGGCGGTCCTTCCTTTGCCATTTCCTCTTAGGAATATATATGACTTTCTCTCTGGGATTACAACCTTCTCTCTGCCCATGATCATGCCAACAAACATTGCAGGGATCGATGTAAGAAAAATGAAGAAGTCTTAAGTACATGTGGCGCATAACTGATCCATACACGTCTTTGCTTGAATTCTACCTTCAAGAATAATATCATATATATGGTGTAAAAGTATAAATCAACCTAGATATAT
The Phoenix dactylifera cultivar Barhee BC4 chromosome 3, palm_55x_up_171113_PBpolish2nd_filt_p, whole genome shotgun sequence DNA segment above includes these coding regions:
- the LOC120110176 gene encoding probable pectinesterase 67 translates to MAASSLCHLFISSWAAVAVFILSLSSILGGAIAVKSTDIIQGPLLTSKIATNRTILVGPKEEFQSVQAAVDAVPDGNSQWIIIHLRAGIYREKVVIPERKSYIFLRGNGKGRTAILWDESCNNNTESASFSVWADNIIVFGISFKNDALVGAPDAPFKQSVAAMVAGDKVAFYHCAFYSAHNTLFDHKGRHYYESCYIQGNIDFIFGRGQSIFQSCEIFVLTDRRTKILGSITAQNRQSADEDSGFVFLKGKIYGIGNVYLGRAKGAHSRVIFSKTYLSKTITPDGWTHWSYDGSANHLLHGEHDCHGPGADTAQRVPWARQLTDEEAAPFISIDFINGKEWLPAYYY